Proteins co-encoded in one Synergistes jonesii genomic window:
- a CDS encoding PucR family transcriptional regulator: MVKSVGDFLRDKRFKKFRLIGAVSGEGRSLDGMRVVDLFKPDKTVDLHGNLVFLSNAVGETPGPALIRGLAEAGAAALLLVAGDESLLRRYGEIADEYGLPLITADSNPFNGSFIADFVSFLWDISPGASNFLSYTDISVELIDSPNIMALMSRLEDYLGIPSAYRDMALNRTLTASKDRNFTEMVKTYPLRELQRIFYYRWIVNEGMRAGCLLFSEEVKPEQLSIINAALLGLRIHLKKGNQERLARKKLSSNFFTAILEERIEDYAVFMEKLRSAGLHRDSDCLAVAVELRGEMVLDYDDFKFMMGIESIEKRISSLFENVFVMTYKDAILCIIMPAGGQQKERIMERVLHAVRLAVDEMGRMGWPECHIGCGGIKNSLASLGDSASEAMKAAQYSKINEIIGSPIFWEELDSYQIISTIAACPEAKRLHHRVLGRVLRHDREHNGELTDTLVSLERNNWNVRLTAKEMSFHPNTIKYRLHKISELLDGDVDEYRFKFDLSMALRLNAIYRFDKSILMEGD; this comes from the coding sequence TTGGTAAAGAGCGTTGGGGATTTTCTAAGAGATAAAAGGTTTAAAAAATTCAGACTGATCGGTGCCGTCTCTGGCGAGGGACGATCTCTTGACGGCATGAGAGTGGTCGATCTGTTCAAGCCCGATAAGACGGTCGATTTGCACGGCAACCTTGTCTTTCTCAGCAATGCCGTTGGTGAGACCCCAGGCCCCGCTCTAATCCGCGGGCTCGCGGAGGCAGGAGCAGCGGCTCTTCTTCTCGTCGCTGGCGATGAATCTCTTCTGAGACGCTACGGAGAAATTGCCGACGAATATGGTCTGCCGCTGATTACGGCGGATTCCAACCCGTTCAACGGCAGCTTTATCGCCGATTTCGTATCATTTTTATGGGATATTTCGCCAGGCGCTTCAAATTTTTTGTCTTATACCGACATTTCGGTAGAACTGATAGACAGTCCAAATATTATGGCGCTGATGAGCCGCCTTGAAGATTATCTTGGCATTCCGTCGGCATACCGCGACATGGCCCTTAACAGGACGCTGACGGCTTCTAAGGATAGGAATTTTACGGAGATGGTAAAGACATACCCCCTGCGCGAGCTACAACGGATATTTTATTACCGATGGATCGTAAACGAGGGGATGCGCGCTGGCTGTCTGCTTTTTTCCGAAGAAGTGAAACCGGAACAGCTGAGCATCATCAATGCCGCGCTTTTAGGACTGCGTATACATCTTAAGAAGGGCAATCAGGAACGTCTGGCGCGCAAAAAATTATCGTCAAATTTTTTCACCGCCATTTTAGAGGAACGGATAGAGGATTACGCCGTCTTTATGGAAAAGCTCCGCTCCGCCGGCCTCCACAGAGACAGCGATTGTCTCGCAGTTGCCGTTGAGCTGCGTGGAGAGATGGTGCTGGACTATGACGATTTTAAATTCATGATGGGCATCGAGTCCATAGAGAAGAGGATATCGTCGCTCTTCGAAAACGTCTTCGTAATGACATATAAGGATGCGATCCTCTGCATCATCATGCCCGCCGGCGGTCAACAGAAGGAGCGTATAATGGAGCGTGTGCTTCATGCGGTTCGTCTGGCCGTGGATGAGATGGGAAGGATGGGATGGCCGGAGTGCCATATAGGATGCGGCGGCATAAAAAATTCACTGGCGTCGTTGGGCGACAGTGCTTCGGAAGCGATGAAGGCCGCGCAGTATTCCAAGATAAACGAGATCATCGGTAGCCCGATATTCTGGGAAGAGCTGGACAGTTACCAGATCATCAGCACAATTGCCGCTTGCCCCGAAGCTAAAAGGCTTCACCATCGCGTTCTTGGAAGGGTGCTCCGGCATGACAGGGAGCATAACGGAGAGTTGACGGATACGCTGGTATCGCTGGAACGAAATAATTGGAATGTCCGTCTCACGGCTAAAGAAATGTCCTTTCATCCAAATACGATAAAGTACCGCTTACACAAAATTTCCGAACTGCTTGACGGAGATGTGGATGAATATCGCTTTAAATTCGATCTTTCAATGGCGCTGAGACTTAATGCAATTTACAGATTTGACAAAAGTATACTTATGGAAGGGGATTGA
- a CDS encoding M20 family metallopeptidase, whose product MTAEMRFSVDKKQTLDILSQLIRIRTVLPQGDEMDMVKYILSLFPEKMLETKLIDHGNNRASLVASLPGANRGVKIALIGHMDTFPIIGVERWNHPPFAADYDGGVVYGRGASNMKGGIAAMLMVLLTFVKEGALPPCDVVLCLTADGDNAALTGARALAYSGYLSDISEMIFAEATGNKIAVAQRGGVWLHVRVTGKPSYACIPGIGMDALSKFIEFHSHIKNFVGCGRESHQYLGEPLCTITQLNSGVAMNVIAPEADGTIDIRLLPLQDNDEVIQFAFRKAAEMMAGNPPLKIVIEVMNSNPAVGMPEDSPMIRLFEKVVADFGGKPEKSGLLYYTDACAMVPVVGAPFLLFGPGDNIYHTMMDESVSLDSVVRAAEILIKYILERGARNN is encoded by the coding sequence ATGACGGCTGAAATGAGGTTTAGCGTAGATAAAAAACAGACGCTTGATATATTGAGCCAGCTCATCAGGATACGTACCGTACTACCGCAGGGAGACGAAATGGACATGGTAAAATATATCCTCTCTCTCTTTCCGGAAAAGATGTTGGAGACTAAGCTGATAGACCATGGAAATAACCGCGCGTCGCTGGTCGCGTCGCTCCCAGGAGCCAACAGGGGCGTGAAAATAGCTTTGATAGGGCATATGGATACATTCCCGATCATTGGCGTGGAAAGATGGAATCACCCCCCATTTGCCGCCGACTATGACGGGGGTGTTGTCTACGGGCGCGGGGCCTCAAACATGAAGGGAGGTATAGCCGCCATGCTTATGGTACTGCTTACCTTCGTGAAGGAGGGCGCTCTCCCGCCGTGCGACGTCGTCCTCTGCCTGACTGCCGACGGCGACAACGCGGCTTTGACTGGAGCGCGGGCTTTGGCTTACAGCGGTTATCTTTCAGATATATCGGAGATGATATTTGCCGAAGCGACGGGAAACAAAATTGCCGTAGCGCAACGCGGCGGCGTTTGGCTGCATGTGAGGGTGACGGGAAAGCCCAGCTACGCCTGTATTCCCGGAATCGGAATGGACGCGCTGTCCAAATTTATAGAATTTCATTCGCACATCAAAAATTTTGTCGGCTGCGGAAGAGAATCTCATCAATATCTTGGGGAGCCCCTCTGCACAATAACTCAGCTGAACAGCGGGGTGGCGATGAATGTCATAGCGCCGGAGGCGGATGGTACTATCGATATCCGACTTTTGCCGTTGCAGGACAACGACGAAGTGATCCAATTCGCTTTCCGCAAAGCGGCAGAGATGATGGCGGGAAATCCTCCGCTAAAGATTGTTATAGAGGTTATGAACAGCAATCCGGCCGTGGGCATGCCGGAGGATTCTCCTATGATCAGGCTGTTCGAAAAGGTGGTGGCGGACTTCGGCGGGAAACCGGAGAAGAGCGGGCTGCTTTACTATACGGACGCCTGTGCGATGGTCCCGGTCGTTGGCGCTCCATTTTTACTTTTCGGCCCGGGAGACAATATATACCATACGATGATGGACGAATCCGTTTCATTGGACTCTGTGGTAAGGGCTGCTGAGATTCTCATAAAATATATCCTTGAGCGCGGCGCCCGTAACAATTGA
- a CDS encoding flavodoxin, which produces MKKLVAYFSAGGSTKAVAQKLAAAAGADIFEIKPAVPYTAADLNWMDKNSRATVEANDKSSRPAMAEKLAGAADYEAIFLGFPIWWYTAPAIIKTFLESCDLSGKKIILFATSGGSGFGKTADDLKACCPASARVVAGKLLNGASEKDIAAFAKNAEAL; this is translated from the coding sequence ATGAAAAAATTAGTAGCGTATTTTTCCGCAGGCGGCTCCACCAAGGCCGTCGCCCAGAAGCTGGCCGCCGCGGCCGGCGCGGATATTTTTGAGATAAAGCCGGCCGTGCCCTACACGGCGGCCGACCTAAACTGGATGGACAAAAACAGCCGCGCGACCGTCGAGGCGAACGACAAGTCGTCGCGCCCGGCGATGGCGGAGAAGCTCGCCGGCGCCGCGGATTACGAAGCCATCTTTCTCGGCTTCCCGATTTGGTGGTACACAGCGCCGGCGATTATCAAAACTTTCCTCGAAAGCTGCGACCTTTCCGGCAAAAAAATCATTCTTTTCGCGACGTCGGGAGGCAGCGGCTTCGGAAAGACGGCGGACGACCTTAAAGCGTGCTGCCCGGCCTCTGCGCGCGTCGTTGCCGGAAAACTGCTGAACGGGGCGTCGGAAAAGGATATCGCTGCGTTCGCGAAGAACGCCGAGGCGCTTTAG
- a CDS encoding cyclophilin-like fold protein yields the protein MKKFIFVLLAAMLLAVTLCAYQGGAQTKAEAGRDSSKMVVKITAGRHVLKAKLDDSAASRALWGKLPLTLPMSNLYGREMCFHFGPGGLPANEAKDQGYKVGDLSYWPPRGSLVILYKQNGEVFNHQTLGHINGDVSFFDKMDEADVTFEKAS from the coding sequence ATGAAAAAATTTATTTTCGTGCTGCTGGCCGCGATGCTGCTGGCCGTCACGCTCTGCGCTTATCAGGGCGGCGCTCAGACGAAGGCCGAAGCGGGGCGGGATAGCTCTAAAATGGTAGTGAAGATCACCGCTGGAAGGCACGTCCTCAAGGCGAAGCTCGACGACAGCGCCGCGTCGCGGGCCCTTTGGGGCAAGCTGCCGCTTACACTGCCGATGTCAAATCTGTACGGGCGCGAGATGTGCTTTCATTTCGGTCCCGGAGGGCTGCCGGCAAATGAAGCGAAAGACCAGGGCTACAAAGTCGGCGACCTTTCCTACTGGCCGCCGCGCGGAAGCCTCGTCATCCTCTATAAGCAGAACGGCGAGGTTTTCAACCATCAGACCCTCGGCCATATAAACGGCGACGTTTCCTTCTTTGACAAGATGGACGAAGCCGACGTCACGTTCGAAAAGGCAAGCTGA
- a CDS encoding aldo/keto reductase, producing the protein MIEINDKKLGFGLMRLPKLGENIDVEQVKKMTDMFMEAGFTYFDTAWAYPGSEDAIRMALVERYPRDKFTLATKNAAWMKCEKREDATAQFETSLKQTGAGYFDFYLLHNLGEGRTHFFDDFDMWNFVKEKKAEGKIKHIGFSFHSTHDELELILKAHPEAEFVQLQINYADWENPRIQSRACYEVARKYGKPVVIMEPVKGGLLADPPEAAVEILKKADPNASCASWAIRFAASLDGVITVLSGMSDIEQMADNLSYMRDFKPLSEDEQAVVARVRDVLNALPMIPCTSCDYCAEVCPQDIGISGTFTALNMLNIYGKYDYAAGQEKWLVGSHGKARATECVKCGACEDACPQHIPIRKHLAEAAEAFHMNGTN; encoded by the coding sequence ATGATCGAGATCAACGATAAAAAACTCGGCTTCGGGCTGATGCGCCTGCCGAAGCTCGGCGAAAATATCGACGTCGAACAGGTCAAGAAAATGACGGATATGTTTATGGAGGCGGGCTTCACATACTTTGATACCGCCTGGGCATATCCCGGTTCGGAGGACGCGATACGCATGGCGCTCGTCGAACGCTATCCGCGCGACAAATTCACGCTCGCGACGAAGAACGCCGCGTGGATGAAATGCGAGAAGCGCGAGGACGCGACCGCGCAGTTCGAGACCTCGCTGAAGCAGACCGGTGCCGGCTATTTCGATTTTTATCTGCTGCACAACTTGGGCGAAGGGCGTACGCATTTCTTTGACGACTTCGACATGTGGAATTTCGTAAAGGAAAAGAAAGCGGAAGGGAAAATCAAACACATCGGCTTTTCTTTCCACTCGACGCACGACGAGCTCGAGCTGATTCTGAAGGCCCACCCCGAGGCGGAATTCGTGCAGCTGCAAATCAACTACGCGGACTGGGAAAATCCGCGCATCCAGTCGAGAGCCTGCTACGAAGTCGCGCGCAAATACGGAAAGCCCGTCGTGATCATGGAACCGGTCAAGGGAGGGCTGCTCGCCGACCCGCCGGAAGCCGCGGTGGAAATCCTGAAGAAGGCGGACCCGAACGCTTCCTGTGCGTCGTGGGCGATCCGCTTCGCCGCGAGCCTCGACGGCGTGATAACGGTGCTTTCCGGCATGAGCGATATCGAGCAGATGGCCGACAACCTATCGTATATGCGCGACTTTAAACCTCTTTCGGAAGACGAGCAGGCGGTCGTCGCGCGGGTAAGAGACGTGCTGAACGCCCTGCCGATGATTCCGTGCACGAGCTGCGACTACTGCGCGGAAGTCTGCCCGCAGGATATCGGCATTTCGGGGACCTTCACTGCGCTGAACATGCTGAATATCTACGGAAAATACGACTACGCCGCCGGCCAGGAGAAGTGGCTCGTAGGCTCGCACGGCAAGGCGCGCGCCACGGAATGCGTCAAATGTGGAGCGTGCGAAGACGCCTGCCCGCAGCACATTCCGATTCGCAAGCATCTCGCGGAGGCCGCCGAAGCCTTCCATATGAACGGGACGAATTAA
- a CDS encoding glutamate--tRNA ligase, which translates to MAEKYRVRFAPSPTGSLHIGGAHTALFNWLLARRTGGTFVLRIEDTDLERSTKEYERSILDGMRWMGLDWDEGPDKGGAFGPYRQSERMYLYKKYARQLLDEGKAYEKEGAIFFRIEPGRHIHFHDEVYGDIDVESERASVNQDGTIKDIVIMKRDGMPTYNYAVVIDDFTMGINMVIRGEDHVINTPKQLLVYDALGFRRPHFAHLPMILGRDKKKLSKRQGATSVFEYSDMGYLPDGVFNFLALLGWSPRTGQEIFTREEAVEIFDIKNVTRKPAVFDVDKLNHINQEQMKMMEPHKLLEAIRPFWKQMGLPVEKFDDEYLASSLKTLGGRGQTTIEVAEYSDYFLDFSKVTERYDGKEIKEELRPKLKKIYGELLDAWGDGTPERLQDEARQIFDANGSSMKESATPMRWALTGRKVSPGVFEVAAQLGKEETKKRLEFYGLV; encoded by the coding sequence ATGGCTGAAAAATACAGGGTAAGATTCGCGCCGAGCCCTACCGGATCGCTTCACATCGGGGGGGCCCATACGGCTCTTTTCAACTGGCTTCTTGCGCGTCGCACCGGCGGGACCTTCGTGCTGCGCATCGAGGATACGGATCTTGAACGTTCGACGAAGGAGTACGAGCGGAGCATCTTAGACGGCATGCGCTGGATGGGGCTCGACTGGGACGAAGGGCCGGACAAGGGCGGGGCCTTCGGCCCCTACCGCCAGTCCGAGCGCATGTATCTTTATAAAAAATACGCCCGACAGCTGCTCGACGAAGGCAAGGCCTACGAAAAGGAGGGCGCGATATTCTTCCGCATCGAGCCCGGAAGGCACATACACTTCCACGACGAGGTCTACGGCGATATAGACGTCGAGAGCGAGCGCGCGTCGGTCAACCAGGACGGCACGATAAAGGACATAGTGATAATGAAGCGCGACGGCATGCCGACCTACAACTACGCCGTCGTGATCGACGACTTCACCATGGGGATAAACATGGTCATACGCGGCGAGGACCACGTCATCAACACGCCGAAGCAGCTGCTCGTCTACGACGCGCTCGGTTTCAGACGCCCGCACTTCGCGCATCTGCCGATGATACTCGGCAGGGACAAGAAAAAACTTTCCAAGCGCCAGGGCGCGACGAGCGTCTTCGAATACAGCGACATGGGCTATCTGCCCGACGGCGTCTTCAACTTCCTCGCGCTCCTCGGCTGGTCGCCGCGCACCGGTCAGGAGATATTCACGCGCGAGGAGGCCGTGGAAATATTCGACATCAAAAATGTCACAAGAAAGCCCGCCGTCTTCGACGTCGACAAGCTGAACCACATCAACCAGGAGCAGATGAAGATGATGGAGCCGCACAAGCTGCTCGAAGCGATACGCCCGTTCTGGAAACAGATGGGGCTGCCGGTAGAAAAATTTGACGACGAATACCTCGCGTCGTCGCTCAAAACGCTCGGCGGGCGCGGGCAGACGACGATAGAGGTCGCCGAATACAGCGACTACTTCCTCGACTTCTCGAAGGTAACGGAGCGCTACGACGGAAAAGAGATAAAAGAAGAGCTCCGCCCGAAGCTGAAGAAAATCTACGGAGAGCTATTGGACGCATGGGGCGACGGCACGCCTGAGCGCCTGCAGGACGAAGCTCGGCAGATATTCGACGCGAACGGAAGTTCTATGAAAGAATCCGCGACGCCGATGCGCTGGGCCCTGACCGGGCGTAAGGTGAGCCCGGGAGTTTTCGAAGTAGCGGCGCAGCTCGGCAAAGAAGAAACAAAGAAAAGGCTGGAATTTTACGGCTTAGTCTGA
- a CDS encoding sodium/proline symporter — translation MNYMHGNTQFMIVMIAYVLFLMGFGIYQGKKVKSATDFSIAGRVLPGWVAALSERATAESSWCLLGLPGYVYVAGLSGTWASIGSFAGIVLSWLFIARPLRDQAAEYDAVTFSDYLSKRFGSMGTYISVFSSTAIVFFFFFYVGAQFIGGAKTFYTVFGMPINIGMLVTFCIVIPYTIYGGFGSVVYTDCVQALIMIGALVIGPIFGLWYIGQAPDVWAHSLTEVFSKMAAQGPKFNSWTGGLTGFAALTVIIGEGSWLFGFLGGLPQLSTRFMAIKDDQEVKIGRNVGILWSCGAYIGAPLIGLLGVALFGPSGLEDPEMVTPAVFLRVFHPMLAALFLTGGIAAMLSTADSLLVLSSTELAENIIFPRMKNLEALDRKKLLRYSRMTTGLVAVFALLAAFFVPSRLIHTVVGYAWAGIGSTFSVVILGALFSRHYTAQAAFATMVTGVFFTVIWNIIGYESLISARAMTFFVSLLVAVVAAVCTQPRKD, via the coding sequence ATGAACTACATGCACGGTAACACGCAATTTATGATAGTCATGATCGCTTACGTGCTTTTTCTCATGGGGTTTGGCATCTACCAAGGCAAAAAGGTAAAGAGCGCCACCGATTTTTCAATAGCGGGAAGGGTCCTGCCAGGATGGGTGGCGGCGCTTTCAGAGAGAGCCACGGCAGAATCTTCGTGGTGCCTCCTTGGTCTCCCCGGCTATGTTTACGTAGCCGGTCTCTCCGGAACATGGGCCTCTATCGGCAGCTTCGCAGGGATAGTGCTCTCATGGCTTTTCATAGCCAGGCCGTTAAGGGATCAGGCGGCAGAGTATGATGCCGTTACATTCTCAGATTATCTCTCGAAGCGCTTCGGTTCGATGGGTACCTATATCTCTGTGTTCAGCAGCACCGCCATCGTTTTCTTCTTTTTCTTCTATGTCGGCGCACAGTTTATAGGCGGAGCAAAGACCTTCTATACCGTATTCGGTATGCCGATCAACATCGGCATGCTAGTTACATTCTGCATAGTGATTCCATACACGATATACGGCGGCTTCGGCAGCGTCGTCTATACAGACTGCGTACAGGCTCTGATCATGATCGGCGCACTGGTCATAGGACCCATCTTTGGTCTCTGGTATATTGGCCAGGCGCCGGACGTATGGGCACATTCGCTGACGGAAGTGTTTTCGAAGATGGCCGCTCAAGGGCCAAAATTCAACAGCTGGACCGGCGGGCTCACAGGATTTGCCGCGCTCACCGTCATTATAGGCGAAGGTTCGTGGCTCTTTGGCTTCTTAGGCGGTCTGCCTCAACTATCGACAAGATTCATGGCTATCAAAGACGATCAAGAGGTCAAGATAGGACGAAACGTCGGCATTCTCTGGAGTTGCGGCGCATACATAGGAGCTCCGCTCATCGGACTTCTCGGCGTGGCTCTCTTCGGACCGAGCGGTCTGGAAGATCCGGAAATGGTAACTCCGGCCGTATTTCTAAGAGTATTCCACCCGATGCTGGCGGCGCTCTTTCTTACCGGCGGCATAGCGGCGATGCTCTCTACGGCAGATTCGTTGTTGGTCCTCTCGTCTACGGAACTTGCAGAAAACATAATATTTCCGCGTATGAAGAATCTCGAAGCGCTCGACCGTAAAAAGCTGCTCAGATATTCGCGCATGACGACGGGGCTCGTAGCCGTATTCGCGCTGTTGGCGGCCTTCTTCGTACCTTCAAGACTCATACATACCGTAGTGGGCTACGCCTGGGCGGGAATCGGCTCGACCTTTTCGGTCGTAATACTCGGCGCGTTATTCAGCAGGCACTATACGGCGCAGGCGGCTTTTGCTACAATGGTCACAGGTGTTTTCTTTACTGTGATATGGAACATAATCGGATACGAAAGCCTGATTTCGGCGCGGGCGATGACCTTCTTCGTGAGCCTTCTTGTGGCGGTTGTGGCCGCCGTCTGCACCCAACCCCGCAAGGATTAG
- the glsA gene encoding glutaminase A, with translation MENQSDLLNKQLLNDIGNIARVTSAEGKVASYIPELSRMSAELFSLSCQPVDSPMVETGDCGQFFTMQSMAKIISLAFAIEQFGCENVFRHVGMEASADSFNSLMRIEMTSSKPSNPFMNAGAIAVCSLIFKAYKEESLKRITDFLKSVIGEENGFDEKVFLSEKRSADRNRALAFFMKSMGLLHGDVEAILDLYFTLCSLRCTSGGLAKIGAMIASGGTSVVSGEKLIANETVYTLLGLMSSCGLYNESGEFAVRVGLPGKSGVSGGILAVVPGRMGIGVFSPALNAKGNSVAGIRALELLSEKLDLRGLGL, from the coding sequence ATGGAGAATCAATCTGATCTATTAAACAAGCAGCTTTTGAACGACATCGGAAATATCGCCCGCGTTACAAGCGCGGAGGGAAAGGTAGCAAGCTATATACCGGAACTTTCGCGAATGTCCGCCGAGCTCTTTTCTCTGAGCTGTCAGCCTGTGGATTCTCCTATGGTCGAGACAGGGGATTGCGGACAGTTTTTTACAATGCAGTCGATGGCAAAGATAATATCTCTTGCCTTCGCGATCGAACAATTCGGATGCGAAAACGTCTTCCGCCACGTCGGCATGGAGGCGAGCGCCGACTCGTTCAACTCGCTCATGCGTATAGAGATGACCTCGTCGAAGCCGTCAAATCCCTTCATGAACGCCGGGGCCATAGCGGTCTGTTCGCTCATTTTCAAGGCATATAAAGAAGAATCTTTAAAAAGGATAACCGACTTTCTTAAAAGCGTTATCGGAGAGGAAAACGGATTTGACGAGAAGGTCTTCCTATCCGAGAAGAGAAGCGCCGACAGGAACAGGGCCCTCGCCTTTTTTATGAAGAGCATGGGGCTGCTGCACGGCGACGTAGAGGCGATACTCGATTTGTATTTCACGCTCTGCAGCCTGCGCTGCACAAGCGGCGGCCTCGCGAAGATCGGAGCGATGATCGCCTCCGGCGGCACATCCGTCGTCTCCGGAGAAAAGCTGATCGCAAATGAGACCGTCTACACACTGCTCGGGCTCATGAGCTCCTGCGGCCTCTACAACGAGTCTGGGGAGTTCGCCGTCCGCGTCGGGCTGCCCGGAAAGAGCGGCGTATCCGGAGGGATACTCGCCGTCGTTCCCGGCAGGATGGGAATAGGGGTATTCTCCCCCGCGCTCAACGCCAAGGGCAACTCCGTAGCGGGAATCAGGGCGCTAGAACTGCTCTCCGAAAAGCTCGACCTGCGCGGGTTGGGGCTCTGA
- a CDS encoding agmatinase family protein: MKNKPTCYDVRGEIPEIYSGVPTFLGLPKVTEEEIDGHDVIVMGAPWEGICTTGSYTGCELGTKTIRSASIRYGGYLPEFDYDAFDYISAGDFGDAAHFPGDSAATFDSIEKKADAIFSRNKRSLCFGGDHSITIPMLRSLAKNFPGKRIGVVHFDAHLDNMPSFLDKEPLARCCPMHRAYDMEEVASIIHVGIRGPRNNFRGLEHARKHKATVVSSFELHQKGIDAVFDTIKETVLDKSDIVYLTICSDALDVSENPGGPSDFAGLTSYQLLSLVHRVAAEGIQGLDFVEIYPPQDHAGISSHMAAWAGIYGISGIAKWKINKEY; this comes from the coding sequence ATGAAGAACAAGCCCACCTGCTATGACGTCAGAGGGGAGATCCCGGAAATTTACAGCGGCGTACCTACCTTTCTCGGGCTGCCTAAAGTAACGGAAGAGGAAATAGACGGACACGATGTAATCGTAATGGGGGCCCCTTGGGAGGGCATCTGCACTACGGGGTCGTATACAGGATGCGAATTGGGAACAAAGACGATACGCAGCGCGTCGATACGCTACGGCGGTTATCTGCCAGAATTTGATTACGATGCCTTCGACTATATATCCGCCGGGGACTTTGGCGATGCGGCGCATTTTCCTGGAGACAGCGCCGCGACATTCGATTCTATAGAAAAAAAAGCCGACGCTATATTTTCCCGCAATAAGCGAAGCCTCTGCTTCGGCGGAGATCATTCCATCACGATCCCCATGCTGCGCTCGCTGGCGAAAAATTTTCCCGGCAAGAGGATCGGCGTCGTACACTTTGACGCCCATCTCGACAATATGCCAAGCTTTCTTGACAAAGAACCGCTGGCAAGATGTTGCCCCATGCACCGCGCCTACGACATGGAGGAGGTCGCCAGTATAATACACGTCGGCATCAGAGGGCCACGCAACAACTTCCGAGGACTCGAACACGCAAGAAAGCATAAAGCGACGGTCGTAAGCTCATTTGAACTCCACCAGAAGGGGATAGATGCGGTATTTGACACAATAAAGGAAACCGTCCTCGACAAGTCAGATATAGTATATCTGACCATATGCAGCGACGCCCTTGATGTATCCGAAAACCCTGGAGGACCCTCGGACTTCGCCGGACTCACGTCATACCAGCTCCTTAGCTTAGTGCACAGGGTTGCGGCAGAGGGAATACAGGGGCTCGACTTTGTAGAGATATATCCACCGCAGGACCACGCGGGGATATCGAGTCATATGGCAGCTTGGGCCGGAATCTACGGGATAAGCGGCATAGCAAAATGGAAAATCAACAAAGAGTATTAA
- a CDS encoding MerR family transcriptional regulator produces the protein MRHNLLSIGQMAKLNHTTVPTLRLYDRLGLLRPCYTDPATSYRYYDIKQNARYDMIRYMKELGMGLTEIQTVLSKEDVQLIESILIKKREHIFAEIRRLRVQRDAVTRAISNIEHYRKAPTEGVTSLEYIDQRKIYAIPARKNFYEHDIDSYEEVLSDLRSRMTERELPQVYYYNVGTSIKEADFLAQRFVAADLFAFVDEHFPPLPEIRALESGMYACIYTDSYDEEIPCAKKLLEFCRANEYQISGDYICEILTEFNVFNKEQRSMFMRLQVPVSFEIKI, from the coding sequence TTGAGACATAACCTTCTTTCTATCGGGCAGATGGCGAAGCTCAATCATACGACTGTCCCGACGCTGCGGCTGTACGACCGGCTGGGGCTGCTCAGGCCATGCTACACGGATCCCGCGACCTCTTACCGCTATTACGACATCAAGCAAAACGCACGTTACGACATGATTCGATATATGAAAGAGCTCGGGATGGGGCTCACGGAGATTCAAACCGTGCTCAGCAAAGAGGACGTCCAGCTGATCGAAAGCATCCTCATAAAGAAGCGCGAGCATATTTTCGCGGAGATTCGCCGCCTGCGCGTACAGAGGGACGCGGTGACGCGCGCCATTTCGAACATCGAGCATTACAGGAAGGCGCCGACGGAGGGCGTGACGTCGCTGGAATACATCGACCAGCGCAAGATTTACGCGATTCCCGCGCGGAAAAATTTTTACGAACACGACATCGACAGCTATGAAGAGGTGCTCTCCGATCTAAGGAGCCGTATGACGGAGCGGGAACTCCCTCAGGTCTATTATTACAACGTCGGCACATCTATAAAGGAGGCTGATTTTCTTGCGCAGAGGTTCGTCGCGGCGGACCTTTTCGCGTTCGTCGACGAGCATTTTCCGCCGCTGCCGGAGATCCGCGCGCTGGAAAGCGGCATGTACGCCTGCATTTACACGGACAGCTACGACGAGGAGATCCCCTGCGCGAAAAAGCTGCTCGAGTTCTGCCGCGCAAACGAGTATCAGATATCCGGCGATTACATCTGCGAAATCCTGACGGAGTTCAACGTCTTCAACAAGGAGCAGCGTTCTATGTTCATGCGCCTGCAGGTCCCCGTCTCTTTTGAAATTAAGATTTGA